The proteins below are encoded in one region of Telopea speciosissima isolate NSW1024214 ecotype Mountain lineage chromosome 10, Tspe_v1, whole genome shotgun sequence:
- the LOC122641355 gene encoding heat stress transcription factor B-3-like — translation MVQAISEEEEHELGLLEYVRRSSPPPFLSKTYMLIEDPSTDDVISWNSDGSSFIVWKPAEFSSDLLPTLFKHSNFASFVRQLNTYGFRKVTTNRWEFCNDKFRRGAKELLSEIRRRKAWTSKGSTNATTQAQTAPQESDEEQGSTSSMSSGYNSLCNENKRLKRENGALSSELVNMKKKCQELLDLVAVFTTSSKNDIEEDKRPKLFGVRLGVPIVEGKRKRVEITEGLQILLSQSCK, via the exons ATGGTTCAGGCAATCTCTGAGGAAGAAGAACATGAGTTGGGTTTGTTAGAATATGTTAGAAGATCTTCTCCTCCACCATTCTTGTCCAAGACTTACATGCTTATCGAAGATCCGAGCACCGACGACGTAATCTCATGGAATTCTGATGGATCTTCTTTCATAGTATGGAAACCTGCTGAGTTCTCAAGTGATCTCCTTCCTACCCTCTTCAAGCACTCTAATTTCGCGAGCTTCGTTCGACAACTCAATACTTAT GGATTCCGAAAAGTCACGACGAACCGGTGGGAATTTTGTAATGACAAGTTCCGCAGGGGTGCGAAGGAATTACTAAGCGaaataaggagaagaaaggcATGGACAAGTAAGGGTAGTACTAATGCAACTACACAAGCCCAAACTGCACCACAAGAGTCTGATGAAGAGCAAGGATCGACATCGTCGATGTCGTCCGGTTACAACAGCCTCTGCAATGAAAACAAGAGGTTGAAGAGGGAGAATGGAGCCTTGAGCTCAGAGTTGGTgaatatgaagaagaaatgcCAAGAACTTCTTGATTTGGTGGCTGTTTTCACTACTAGTTCAAAGAATGATatagaagaagataaaaggCCTAAATTGTTTGGAGTAAGGTTGGGGGTTCCAATAgtggaagggaagagaaagagggtaGAAATTACTGAGGGTCTTCAGATTTTATTATCTCAATCATGCAAATAG
- the LOC122641354 gene encoding protein TRAUCO-like: METLRAAYRDDDDDEEDWSNNELVNEAQPVTIEPSGNNLETHIKQEQEASEELSDGDNDEEPSKTLHQEQDQQSPKPTSISDDNENPPQKKQKPLSSFISQAPEAMPPEQAAPEIITLTPPTAPALPTTIKKAKKKNNNVWSTSSRKYKKKSKSNANPVTAENNVFIAPLARFPDKTDDTPDIKICLSKVYKAEKVELSDDRLSAGSSKGYRMVRATRGVVEGAWYFEIKVSKLGETGHTRLGWTTEKGDLQAPVGYDGNSFGYRDIDGSKIHKALREKYGEEGYVEGDVIGCYINLPEGALYAPKPPHFVFYKGQKYACAPDGKEDPPKVVPGSEISFFKNGVCQGAAFKDLCGGRYYPAASMYTLPNQPNCMVRFNFGPEFECFPEDFKDRPLPRPMIEVLYHGFDSTVENGASEEKKS; the protein is encoded by the exons ATGGAAACCTTGAGAGCTGCTTACAGGGACGACGATGACGATGAAGAAGATTGGAGCAACAATGAACTCGTCAATGAAGCACAACCCGTCACCATTGAACCTTCTGGAAATAACTTAGAAACCCATATAAAGCAGGAACAAGAAGCCTCCGAGGAGCTCTCCGATGGCGACAATGACGAAGAACCCTCGAAAACCCTACACCAAGAACAAGACCAACAATCACCGAAACCCACCTCAATATCCGACGATAATGAAAATCCACCGCAGAAGAAGCAAAAGCCCCTCTCTTCATTTATTTCCCAAGCCCCCGAAGCAATGCCACCTGAGCAAGCGGCACCGGAAATAATCACGCTAACCCCACCAACAGCACCTGCGTTGCCAACGACTATAAAGAAGGCcaagaagaaaaacaacaatGTTTGGAGCACATCATCACGGAAgtacaagaagaagagcaaatccAATGCCAACCCTGTCACTGCAGAAAACAATGTCTTTATAGCTCCATTGGCTCGGTTCCCTGACAAGACCGACGATACACCCGACATCAAAATTTGCCTCTCCAAGGTCTACAAGGCTGAGAAAGTTGAGCTCAGCGACGACCGTTTGTCTGCGGGGAGTTCGAAAGGATACCGAATGGTTAGGGCAACGAGAGGGGTTGTTGAGGGTGCTTGGTATTTTGAAATTAAGGTATCGAAGCTTGGGGAAACTGGTCATACGAGGCTTGGGTGGACGACGGAGAAGGGGGATTTGCAGGCGCCGGTTGGGTACGATGGGAATAGTTTTGGGTATAGAGATATAGATGGGAGTAAGATTCATAAGGCTCTGAGAGAGAAGTATGGTGAAGAAGGCTATGTGGAAGGGGATGTTATTGGTTGCTACATTAATTTGCCTGAGGGAGCTTTATATGCCCCAAAACCACCGCATTTTGTTTTTTACAAGGGGCAGAAGTATGCGTGCGCCCCTGATGGGAAGGAAGATCCACCCAAAGTAGTACCGG GAAGTGAGATATCTTTTTTCAAGAATGGAGTATGCCAAGGTGCTGCTTTCAAGGATCTGTGTGGGGGACGCTACTACCCTGCTGCTTCCATGTACACACTCCCCAACCAGCCCAACTGTATGGTCAGGTTCAATTTTGGCCCTGAATTTGAATGCTTCCCCGAGGACTTCAAAGACCGTCCACTACCCCGACCCATGATTGAAGTTCTATATCATGGGTTTGACAGCACTGTTGAGAATGGTGCTTCCGAGGAGAAGAAAAGTTAG